TACTACTTGACCGCCAATTTCACTTGGTGTTGTGAACGACGTCACGATAAGCATTAAAGCTAATAATCCAAAAGTTGTTGCTAATTTTTTCATAATTTGAGACTTTTTATTGTTAATGTTTTTGTTTCGTTTTTGTGGTGTGTGCCTTAGAAATGATTTGAGGCTATTGCACTTTCACGATGTAAAACTAAAAAGGATGTCTCTGTGAAGCCCCATATATAAAGGTGTTTGTGGTAGAATGTACTCGTTTGATAGTGAATGGGGGTCAAATGCGAGTGGATGATTTTTGCAATTTTGGGGATTTTGTTAAGAATTAGCTTTGTTAGCCAGTAAGAGTTTTTATTTAATCTTATATTCTTAGTATGAGAAAGAATATAATTAACGCTTTGACAAATTTGAATTATGAAAATATAGTTGAAGTCCTATATTGGAATTGAAATGTTAATTGTGGTACTTTTATTTGAAATAGACCTAATGATAATTGTTCCATTTAGTTTTTTTACGCGTTGTTCGATATTCTGAATACCTATACCATCCCTTTTTTTCAGTGTGCAAAAACCTATTCCGTTATCTGTAATAGAAAGACAAATATTTTTTTCGTCTAAAACGATACTAATAATGGCTTTTTTTGCCTTTGAGTGTTTATTAATGTTATTACTTGCTTCTTGAATGATGCGATACAAATTCATTTTTATTTCACTTGAGATATTAACCCAATCGATTTCTTGATTAAGTTCCAAATAATAATTAGTTTCGTTGACTCTATTTTGTTCTTTAATAAAATCAAACAATAACTTGTAGTAACTATTTGATTTTTTAAACATATTTTGATTCATGTTGTGTGTAATACTCCTGATTTCTTGCTCTATTTTAAAAATATCAGCAACGTAACTGATGCATTTTTTGATAGTTTTCGGATCGTTTTTGTCAGATAGTATTGAAAGATTGAGTCGGGTACTGGTTAATTTATTCATGACACCGTCATGTAATTCTTGTGCGATTCTTTTTTTTCAGTTTGTCTTATTTCTTCTTCGTTTGTCTTTTGTATCAGCATCAATTGATAGATTTTTTCGTTTGCATCTTGATGTGACTGTAACAATTCAAGTTCTTTTCTCTTGGTATTTTGTCGATAAATTACAAACACTAAAAACAAAACAATTAAAACGCTTAATCCTATACTGGCAATTATCCAATTTTGTTTAAGAGCTGTTTCTTTTTGTTGTGTGATTTCTTCGGTTTCGAACTGAATTTTGTAATATTGATTTCGGGCATTTCTTTCATCAAAAAGTAAGCTGTCATTTTTTTGATGATATTCCTTAATATATTGAGGTGCTTTTTTGCTGTTTATTGCTCCCGCATTACTTAATGCTGTCAGATAGTAATATGGTGCTTTCGCTTCTTTAGCTAATCGTAAAGCTTTTTCTGAGTATTGAATGGCTTTTAGAGTGTCTTTTTTAAGAAAAAAATATTCAGATAAATAAATATTGCTAACTGATTGCTCATTTTTTATCCCTAACGAATTAAACAAACTATCGGTTTTAAAAAAGATGGAAGGGACATAATTGTAGTTTTTTGTTTTCAGATAACAGTATCCCATGTTGTTTTGCAAATACACAATTGTTAAAGGGTCTTTTTCTATTAATTTTTTGTCATTTAAGGCAAGTTTAAAAAATGAAATAGCTTTCTCATATTTTTTTAATTCTCTATATGCATTTCCGATATTATTTAAACAAGTAATTTTTGGGCAGTCATAAGGCATGTTTGGTACATTGTTGTTTTTTGCAAATTCTAATCCCTTTTGAAAAAAATAAATAGCTTTGTTATATTGCTTCATATTATGATAACAATTGCCAAGGTTAATAAAACAGCCATAAATGCTAAAATATTCTTTAGAGTTTTTGATTAAATGATAACCTTTTTTAGATGATAACTCAGAGCCTAAATAATCATCCATTTCAAATTGTACATAAGACTTGTTAAGATAGACTAGTCCTAATCCTAATTTATCATTTGTTTTTTTATAGAGCTTTTCTGCTTTGAGATAATAATAATATGAACTATCTAGAATATGTGTTTTTCTATAAAAACCAGCTTTATATCGATAATATCTAGCTAATCCTAAAGTGTCTTTGGTTTCAATACTTTTATGGAAATATAGGCTAGACACATTTTTGAACATATTCCATCTTTTTGTTGCCAAATAATTAAAAGCGATTGAATTCAAATAAAATTTCATTAAACTATCATCCCTCCTCAAGTCAACAAAAGACAAAGCTTTGTCATTGTATTTTGTTTTTATATCGAATGCCAATGTATCATTGCCGGCCAAATCCAAATACTTCTTGATAGAATCATTTTTTGAATCTAAAACACCTGTTTTAGTTTTTTGCTCACAACTATACAGGAATGTTATGAGTAGCAAACACAGTAAGGATAATTTTTTAATCATATTGCTGATTTGTTTAAAAAACAAAGTGAATTTTAACATAAAGGTTAAAACTCACTTTTATTAATTTTGTTATAAAGCCATCATCATAGCTTTGTCAAATTTATATTCTTTCTTTTTGTAAATTTCTTTGTCAAAACGTATGGTTTATTTTTTATTCAAACCTCTAAAATAAACAGAAAATAGATTGGATTCGTAAAACTATGTTTTACAACTACATATTTATTCCGTTTAATTGTGATATCAGTTTTTTTGCTGCATTAACAATAGTTTGACAAGAAGATTTAGTTATGCCGGTTACGGTGCTATTCTCAATTCCTTGAGAAAATGAAATCGATATTTCTACAGTTACCACACAGCTGTATTTATTATTGTCATCGTTTTTTGCATGTATGTCTTCTAAAATTTTATCTGAACATTCAACTAAATCCTTAAGAGTGCTAAACTTATACTTAGTTATCTCGTCATCCTGCTTTATGCTGATATAGGCATACTCAGTTTTCTCGCCGTTTACCGATTTAAAATCGTTCTGTGCATTTCCGTTAAATGAAAATAGAACACTGGTTAAGGAACCCAACAATAAATGTTTCATAGGCTTACGAATAATTTTCAATTAGTACAGCCCTGCTTCTTGTCGTCCAAAACATAAAAGCTAGGGCTGTATTTTTTGGGTTAGTTTAGTTTTCTTTACCTCTGCTTAATAACTAACCTCTAAAATAAACAGATAAATTTCTAATAATTTTGTCTTCAAAATACCACTTCTGAAAGACATCATAGTTGAGGGGTTAGTCTCCTTTTTTTACCGCATTATATAATGTTAAATATTTAACATCGTAAAAGTAAAAGAGGAATAATACATTTTGATACACTAAAAGTGTACATTTTGTTAAAATTTGATTTATTTGGAAGTGTTTTTGCGTTTTCTATCTCAAGATAGATAGAATAAAAATGGGAAAGTTATATTAAACCTTGTTTTCGAGCCTCTCTAAGAATGTCTTCATCAGTTCCTTTTTCTATATCAAAATATTCTTTGATTATAGACTTTCTCTTATCAATAGCACTTTTTGAAAGATTCAAATATTCAGGAAGGTTTTTAGTTTGAATTCCTTGTGCCAAAAGTAATATGATTTGACGATTGTAACTATCCCAAACTTTAGTGGTTTCAAGCATTTCTTTTTAAGATTTCGTATGGTTGAACTGTGATAATTCTCTCCTCTCACGATGGTGTCAAAAGCCATTAGAAGCTCCTCTGCCTGAAAATCACTTTTAACGAGTAATCCGTTAGGGTTATGTTCTCTTAAAATTTTTAATAGTAATAATGATTCTGAATGTGAGGTTAGGATAATTATTTTGGAATTTGGTAAGTGCTTTCTAATCAATGCCACTAAGTCTTCGCCGGAATGTAAATTTCTTTCTGGAAAAGGGGGTAAAGTAATGTCAAGCATCACTAAATCAAATGGAATTGAAGTGGTACTAATTACTGCATAGGCCATTTCACAATTAAATGCAGATACGGTTTTTACATCATAACCATAACGATTAAAAGATAAAATTGCCTTATAACCTTCAATAATTGGCGGGTGATCATCAACCATTAATACCTTTACTTCCATACTAAAGTTTTGGTAAATGTATTATTTTTCGTCTAAATTTCCAAATAGTTGCCGCCGGCTATTCTGTTGATAATCAAATCAACGTTGTCTTTATAGGATTTTGAGAAGGGAAGTTTGGTTGTAGAGTTTTTGATATAACATACGGTATTACCGGTATGAATACGAGAAACTTGGTCAACATTGATGATATAGCTGTTGTGAATTCGTAAGAATTGTGATTCGGGCAATACGGTTTCAAAATGTTTTAGGGTTTTGAAAGCGGTTATCATTTCGCCGTTGTTCAAATGAATGTCGGTAGAGTTGTTGTCGGCCTCAAAATATAGTATGTCGTCAGAATCAATATAACGGTAATCGCCATAGGACTTGATACAAATAATCAGCGACTGTTGTTTTTGTACCATCACAGGGCTATCGGTGGCCGGAACGGTTTTTACTGTAACATCGTGCTCGGTTTCTTCTTCTTTTTCGAGTGTTTCTGCTACCGTTTCATCTAACACCTCGAAAGTGGCTGCCGGATTTTTGACTTCCATGTGTGGCAAATCCGATTTGATGGCGCGGTCAAATTTGAGTATCGCTTTTCGAAAATCATTGATGTCTAATGGTTTCAATAAATAATCGATGACTTCGTATTTAAGCGCTTCATAGGCCAGTTCTTTTTTAGAAGTGGTAATGATAATCTTGGGAACCACACTTAAATAGCGGTATAGTTCATTGATAAGCGACAGGGCAAGATTGCTCTTTTTGTCGGAAGGATCAATTTCGAGAAAAACTAAATGGGGTTGGTGTTCCAGAATTAAATTCACGCCTTCATCATAACTATTGGCCGATGCCACAAACGACAAATTACGAAAACGCTCAGCAATGGCCTGAGTTTTCGTGACATCGTCTTGACTGTCATCAATAATAATATAGGTGTGGCTCATGAACGCTTTTCCGTTGATTTAGGGAAAGCATTATCAGTCAAATTTTGGGTAGTTTTGGGGAAAACTATTTTTTGTTTCGCGAAGATTATGATTAATACTTTCGCACAAAAATAAAAACGATTAACCGCCTTGATTTTCGTTATAACGAAAGTAGAATTTTGGGTGCTGAAAGGGTAAAATTGTTGACAGAAACGCTAATACTGTTAATATGTGCATTTTAGCTCGGATAATTCCTTACAAAAACAATAAAATCCAAATTCCGGAGAGAATTTGGATTTTATTGTTTTGATTGAACTAAAAATTTCCGGCACTAGTTACTTAAAAGCAGCATACTTTAATAGTTTATTTTTTCTAATCGCAGTTCCGATTTCTCTTTAGATTCTTTATTAAATTCTTCCTGTAAAAGAATATATCCGTTTTTTGCCTTTATGGGATAAATTTGCCCGTTTTGGGTGGTTAGTTGCATTTTTTGATAATCAAATTTACCATCAACATAGGTGATGATTCCTAAAGTCCAATTCGGGTTTCTTTTAGAAGATCCTTCTTTTTCATTATCGGCATAAAAATAGGCATAGTTGTCTTCTGATAGTTTTTGAGAAAAAAGAAAATCGAAGGCATTATATTTTTCAAGAGAATTTCCGTACCCATCTTTTATATTCACCGTGTTTTTAAATTTTTCAACTTTCTTGAAGTAGTTGACTTTCATCGTTGAATCAAATTCAAAAACGTAAGTGTCTAAAATTTTTGTTTTACTTCCTGATTCAAAGGATTCACCAATTATAACAGTCTTTCCTTCCTTAGTTGTTGTAAAATCCAGAAAGTGAATATATCCTCCGCCTTTTAGTTGGCCAAATTCATCTATTTCAATTTTATTACTCAAGTCAGACCATTTGAAAACGTTTCTGCTTACTTCTGCTCCTGTTTCCCGATTGATGACAATTTTGACATAGCCAAGTGATTTTTTTAACATAAAATAGCCTGTTTTATTACCTTCATAAAACTTGGCAAACAGAATTATTTTATCCTTTTCAAGAACAGTTTTCTTTAAATCATATATGTATTTATCATCTCCTAGTTGAATGTCATATTTGTTACGACCTGTTTTTACATCAAAAACAGTTAGCATGAGTTTTGGATTTTCTGAAGAAGCCTTTTCATAAAATCTTTTTTCAAAAACTAAATCTGAATCGTCACCATATTGGTAATCATATCGGTAAAAAGATTTGCCTTTTGGATCCTGATTGAACTTAAAACTCCATTTTTTATTCAGGTTTAAATCCAAATAATAAAATTCAGTTACGTCTTTATTTAAGTGTTTAAAATTGGTAAATGAAACGATATGAGTAGCGTTACGGTGGTTAAAGGCTATAAAACCCTTGCTGTCTGTAGGGAAAAAGTATTTTCCGCCATAATCAAATCTCAATTCTTCATCGGGGTGTACTTTTGCCTTAAAATCATTATCCATAATCATCAAATCAGACATTTTATAGTCTTTTAAATTTAAGGTCCTGTAATTAAAAATATCATCACTGATGACATTATATTCTTCGGTCTTAAATTTTTCTATAAAACTGATATATAAAAGATTGTTTTCTTTTTTCAAGTATTTAATGGTCAATTTTAAATTAACAAGGCTATTGTGGCTGTGCTTTTGTGTAAAACTGTTTGAGGCAATTTTATTTAAGTTCTTGTCTAACAAAACATATTCTAAATCATAAAGATACTTAGTGACGTCATCCTTTTTAAACAAGATAAAATAACCGTAAATATCTTCTCCGTTGTCTTCGTATATAATTTTAGAATCCATAAATTCTGAAGAAGATAATTGACTTAGTTTTGTTTCCTGTCCAAAAAACAAGGAAAAATTCAATAGAGATAAAATGATAAAGATGTTTTTCATGGCTTAGGATTCCTATTGTTTATAAATTTCGATAATGTTTTCGAGTTCTGCTTTTTTTAATTTTCTGATGAAAAACAGCAATCGATTGTAACTGGTGGAACGTTTTGGGTCTAAATTATCAAGATATTTTCCGAGAACATAGTTGTTTTGTGCTTCCTGAATCTTAATCAAATTATTGTAAACCATACTTTTTAAAAAACGGTTATCAGGTTCTTTTTTCAACAATAACAGTGTTTGGTACAATGAATTTCCGTAATCTTTACTAAAATGCAATCCCAGAACAACATCATATGTTGTTGCCTTTTTTAAGTTTTGATACTCTAAAGTAGACAAAACTACTTCGTCATCGGATTTTTGAGCATATTTTTTTAATGCTTCGATTCTATCTAAACAATCCGGATGCGTTTTAAGCGAATCTACCTGCCAAAATTTAATGGCTTTTTCATATTGGTAATTGTCAAATTCTGTGTTGGTAACCCATTCTTTTTTGAACGGTTGTCTTGATGAAGTAAAGAAATTTTCAAAATCTTTTTCGGTTACTGAATCCTTTTCAACATCTATTTCATCTAGTAATTTTAAGGCAGCTATAGCCTGTTTACCATGGGTTTTAAAGGCATTATTAAAATATACAAACCCTAATGAATCTGCCTGAATTTCTTTTTTTCTGCTCTCAGCCCTATCGCCATAAACCATTTTTTTAAGTGCTGAACGGGCTTTTTCGCCTTTATTGAATCTTTGACTATCTATGGTTCGGGTTGTTTTTCTTACTTGGTCTGATAGGTTGGTTTCCACTCTTTTTAGCAGGCTTGTTTTGGTATGATTTAGCATTTGATGTGCGATTTCATGACAAATTACAAATCCGAGCTGGTATTCATTTTCAAAAGCCTGAAGCAGTTTTAAATAAATAACAACAATGTCTTCTCCAAAGTTATAGGCATTGGATTCATTTCCTAATGCATATACCAGTTTTATATTGTGAATTTGGGGATTGGCTTTTTTGATTTTAACGAATAAACTATCTGCTAAGTCAGTGTATCTTTTATCGTTAATAAAAACGCCTTTTTTTATTTGATCTAAAAAAGTAGTTTTATTTTCCAGACAAATGGTTTCTATTTCTTTTCTTACCTTTCGATCTGCAATGTTCTTAATAAACAAATCGGTTTCAGCCGTTTTTGCCAGATAAAAAGCGGTGAAGTTTTTTCTAAAGTCATGATTGGTGGTGTCAATAACTTTTTCCTGTCCATAACTAACACTCACAAAGAATAAAACTAAAAAAGAATAGCTCTTTGTGAGGTTGTTTATGGCTTTTATTTTTAACATTTCATCAACCAGTTTCTAACCGAAACTTCTTCGTTGATAATGCTTCTCAATTCTCCGATTTTAACACGGTCTTGTTTCATTGAATCGCGGTGGCGGATGGTTACGGTTTCGTCTTCCAAAGTCTGGTGATCTACAGTAATACAGAAAGGAGTTCCCAATGCATCTTGTCTACGGTAGCGTCTTCCCACAGCATCTTTTTCGTCATAAGCCACGTTGAAATCCCATTTCAAATCTTCGATGATTTTTTGAGCTACTTCAGGTAAACCGTCTTTTTTCACCAAAGGTAAAACGGCTGCTTTTGTGGGTGCCAAAACGCTTGGTAAACTTAAAACCG
Above is a genomic segment from Flavobacterium phycosphaerae containing:
- a CDS encoding sensor histidine kinase is translated as MNKLTSTRLNLSILSDKNDPKTIKKCISYVADIFKIEQEIRSITHNMNQNMFKKSNSYYKLLFDFIKEQNRVNETNYYLELNQEIDWVNISSEIKMNLYRIIQEASNNINKHSKAKKAIISIVLDEKNICLSITDNGIGFCTLKKRDGIGIQNIEQRVKKLNGTIIIRSISNKSTTINISIPI
- a CDS encoding tetratricopeptide repeat protein → MIKKLSLLCLLLITFLYSCEQKTKTGVLDSKNDSIKKYLDLAGNDTLAFDIKTKYNDKALSFVDLRRDDSLMKFYLNSIAFNYLATKRWNMFKNVSSLYFHKSIETKDTLGLARYYRYKAGFYRKTHILDSSYYYYLKAEKLYKKTNDKLGLGLVYLNKSYVQFEMDDYLGSELSSKKGYHLIKNSKEYFSIYGCFINLGNCYHNMKQYNKAIYFFQKGLEFAKNNNVPNMPYDCPKITCLNNIGNAYRELKKYEKAISFFKLALNDKKLIEKDPLTIVYLQNNMGYCYLKTKNYNYVPSIFFKTDSLFNSLGIKNEQSVSNIYLSEYFFLKKDTLKAIQYSEKALRLAKEAKAPYYYLTALSNAGAINSKKAPQYIKEYHQKNDSLLFDERNARNQYYKIQFETEEITQQKETALKQNWIIASIGLSVLIVLFLVFVIYRQNTKRKELELLQSHQDANEKIYQLMLIQKTNEEEIRQTEKKESHKNYMTVS
- a CDS encoding response regulator, whose amino-acid sequence is MEVKVLMVDDHPPIIEGYKAILSFNRYGYDVKTVSAFNCEMAYAVISTTSIPFDLVMLDITLPPFPERNLHSGEDLVALIRKHLPNSKIIILTSHSESLLLLKILREHNPNGLLVKSDFQAEELLMAFDTIVRGENYHSSTIRNLKKKCLKPLKFGIVTIVKSYYFWHKEFKLKTFLNI
- a CDS encoding LytR/AlgR family response regulator transcription factor, whose translation is MSHTYIIIDDSQDDVTKTQAIAERFRNLSFVASANSYDEGVNLILEHQPHLVFLEIDPSDKKSNLALSLINELYRYLSVVPKIIITTSKKELAYEALKYEVIDYLLKPLDINDFRKAILKFDRAIKSDLPHMEVKNPAATFEVLDETVAETLEKEEETEHDVTVKTVPATDSPVMVQKQQSLIICIKSYGDYRYIDSDDILYFEADNNSTDIHLNNGEMITAFKTLKHFETVLPESQFLRIHNSYIINVDQVSRIHTGNTVCYIKNSTTKLPFSKSYKDNVDLIINRIAGGNYLEI
- a CDS encoding DUF6770 family protein, yielding MKNIFIILSLLNFSLFFGQETKLSQLSSSEFMDSKIIYEDNGEDIYGYFILFKKDDVTKYLYDLEYVLLDKNLNKIASNSFTQKHSHNSLVNLKLTIKYLKKENNLLYISFIEKFKTEEYNVISDDIFNYRTLNLKDYKMSDLMIMDNDFKAKVHPDEELRFDYGGKYFFPTDSKGFIAFNHRNATHIVSFTNFKHLNKDVTEFYYLDLNLNKKWSFKFNQDPKGKSFYRYDYQYGDDSDLVFEKRFYEKASSENPKLMLTVFDVKTGRNKYDIQLGDDKYIYDLKKTVLEKDKIILFAKFYEGNKTGYFMLKKSLGYVKIVINRETGAEVSRNVFKWSDLSNKIEIDEFGQLKGGGYIHFLDFTTTKEGKTVIIGESFESGSKTKILDTYVFEFDSTMKVNYFKKVEKFKNTVNIKDGYGNSLEKYNAFDFLFSQKLSEDNYAYFYADNEKEGSSKRNPNWTLGIITYVDGKFDYQKMQLTTQNGQIYPIKAKNGYILLQEEFNKESKEKSELRLEKINY
- a CDS encoding M48 family metalloprotease, which translates into the protein MLKIKAINNLTKSYSFLVLFFVSVSYGQEKVIDTTNHDFRKNFTAFYLAKTAETDLFIKNIADRKVRKEIETICLENKTTFLDQIKKGVFINDKRYTDLADSLFVKIKKANPQIHNIKLVYALGNESNAYNFGEDIVVIYLKLLQAFENEYQLGFVICHEIAHQMLNHTKTSLLKRVETNLSDQVRKTTRTIDSQRFNKGEKARSALKKMVYGDRAESRKKEIQADSLGFVYFNNAFKTHGKQAIAALKLLDEIDVEKDSVTEKDFENFFTSSRQPFKKEWVTNTEFDNYQYEKAIKFWQVDSLKTHPDCLDRIEALKKYAQKSDDEVVLSTLEYQNLKKATTYDVVLGLHFSKDYGNSLYQTLLLLKKEPDNRFLKSMVYNNLIKIQEAQNNYVLGKYLDNLDPKRSTSYNRLLFFIRKLKKAELENIIEIYKQ